The following proteins come from a genomic window of Phnomibacter ginsenosidimutans:
- a CDS encoding YeeE/YedE family protein, with the protein MEPLFVLGIFIGGIIASQLLANPEPMIIHPDLAADLQQYNITDTAHIVPQDLFNWPALATPRGIIMMIVGGFLVGFGTRYAGGCTSGHAIMGLSTLQWPSLVATCCFMAGGFIMTHLILPYILAL; encoded by the coding sequence ATGGAACCTCTTTTTGTACTCGGCATTTTCATTGGCGGCATCATTGCATCGCAATTGCTGGCCAATCCTGAACCGATGATCATTCATCCCGATTTGGCCGCCGATTTGCAGCAATACAACATCACTGACACGGCGCATATTGTGCCACAGGATTTATTCAACTGGCCGGCACTGGCCACGCCCCGTGGTATTATAATGATGATTGTAGGCGGCTTTCTGGTAGGCTTTGGTACCCGCTATGCCGGCGGTTGTACCTCGGGCCACGCCATCATGGGCCTGAGTACTTTGCAATGGCCATCATTGGTAGCCACCTGTTGCTTTATGGCCGGTGGATTCATTATGACACATTTGATACTGCCCTACATTCTGGCGTTGTAA
- a CDS encoding Crp/Fnr family transcriptional regulator, translating into MVFAESIQKKFPGFEPELTEQMEQDAMFRQIPAGTELMRPGQFIRSTMLILDGLVKVYREDGEGNEFFMYYLKPGDGCALSMTCMVGQETSNIAAKTVQDSEIIMVPLEKMDAWMNQYKSWYHFVVKTYRDRFEELLKTLDSVAFRNMDERLEFYLKRHQKMLNTHIIPITHQEIAQELNSSREVISRLLKKMAERGKVKLHRYHVEIIQL; encoded by the coding sequence ATGGTTTTCGCAGAATCGATACAGAAAAAATTTCCCGGATTTGAACCTGAGCTCACCGAGCAAATGGAACAAGATGCCATGTTTCGGCAAATACCTGCCGGTACCGAACTGATGCGTCCCGGTCAGTTCATCCGCAGCACCATGCTCATATTGGATGGGCTGGTAAAAGTGTACCGGGAAGATGGCGAAGGCAACGAATTTTTCATGTATTACCTCAAGCCCGGCGATGGTTGTGCCCTCAGCATGACCTGCATGGTGGGACAGGAAACCAGCAATATTGCCGCCAAAACCGTGCAGGACAGCGAAATCATAATGGTACCGTTGGAAAAAATGGATGCCTGGATGAACCAGTACAAAAGCTGGTATCATTTTGTGGTAAAAACTTACCGCGACCGTTTTGAAGAATTGCTGAAAACGCTGGACAGTGTAGCCTTTCGCAACATGGACGAACGCCTTGAGTTTTACCTGAAGCGCCACCAGAAAATGTTGAACACCCACATCATTCCTATTACGCATCAGGAGATAGCACAGGAGCTCAACTCAAGCCGCGAAGTAATTTCGCGACTGCTAAAAAAAATGGCCGAAAGAGGCAAAGTAAAACTCCACCGCTACCATGTGGAAATCATTCAGCTGTAA
- a CDS encoding NAD(P)/FAD-dependent oxidoreductase: MKHHQILVVGGGNAGLSVSSKLLLKNSKLDIGIIEPSDKHYYQPAYTLVGAGTFNINDTVKNEADYIPKHATWIKDGAASFDPEHNTVTCTSGAQYSYDILIVVPGIQLDWKKIDGLAETLGKNNVTSNYSFATAPYTWELIENFKGGTVVFTNPPTPVKCGGAPHKIMWLACDYWRKKGILDKCDVHFVSGGTIMFSVPEYLKTLEEKIEEYGVKIHLKQTITKIDAATQTLYYESSDEQGNVNKQTLHYDMLHVVPPQSAPDFIKASPLADPASPLGWVEVNKNNFQHTRYPNVFSCGDVCNAPAARTGAAIRKQAPVMVDHILAFMKGEKATSSYDGYSACPIPTEHGKLMLAEFDYNNRPKMTFPFDQAKPRWTMWLLKKFVLPWLYWNRILQGKA; this comes from the coding sequence ATGAAACACCATCAAATCCTTGTAGTAGGCGGCGGCAATGCTGGTCTGTCTGTATCCAGTAAACTCTTGCTGAAAAATTCTAAACTGGATATCGGCATTATCGAACCCAGCGATAAACATTATTATCAACCAGCGTACACACTGGTAGGTGCCGGAACCTTCAACATCAACGATACGGTAAAAAACGAAGCCGATTACATTCCGAAACATGCCACCTGGATTAAAGATGGTGCTGCATCTTTCGACCCAGAACACAACACCGTTACTTGCACAAGTGGTGCTCAGTATTCTTACGATATTTTAATTGTGGTACCGGGTATTCAACTCGACTGGAAAAAGATTGACGGCCTTGCTGAAACACTGGGCAAGAACAACGTCACAAGCAATTACAGTTTTGCAACAGCCCCATATACATGGGAACTCATTGAAAACTTCAAAGGTGGTACAGTGGTATTTACCAACCCGCCTACGCCAGTAAAATGTGGTGGTGCACCCCACAAAATAATGTGGCTGGCCTGCGACTACTGGCGTAAAAAAGGCATCCTCGATAAATGCGATGTACACTTTGTATCAGGTGGTACCATCATGTTTAGTGTGCCGGAATATTTGAAAACACTGGAAGAAAAAATTGAAGAGTACGGGGTGAAAATTCACCTGAAGCAAACCATCACCAAAATTGATGCCGCTACGCAAACACTCTACTACGAAAGCTCAGACGAGCAAGGCAACGTAAATAAGCAAACGTTACACTACGACATGCTGCATGTAGTGCCCCCACAAAGTGCTCCTGATTTTATAAAAGCAAGTCCGCTGGCCGATCCCGCTTCGCCGTTGGGTTGGGTGGAAGTGAATAAGAACAATTTCCAACACACCCGCTACCCCAATGTATTTAGCTGTGGCGATGTGTGCAATGCTCCTGCTGCCCGTACGGGTGCTGCCATCCGCAAGCAGGCACCTGTAATGGTCGATCACATTCTTGCATTTATGAAAGGCGAAAAAGCGACCAGCAGTTATGATGGCTACTCTGCCTGCCCCATTCCTACCGAGCACGGCAAACTCATGCTGGCAGAATTCGACTACAACAATCGCCCCAAAATGACATTCCCATTCGACCAGGCCAAGCCCCGCTGGACCATGTGGCTGCTCAAAAAATTTGTACTGCCCTGGCTGTACTGGAACCGCATTTTGCAAGGCAAAGCATAA
- a CDS encoding RluA family pseudouridine synthase, protein MQHVYQPSIIAETENWVAVNKPSGLLSIQDRHQHDIPSVRSWLESRYPQIFVVHRIDRDTSGLIIFAKNEAAHKHLSQAFENREVTKNYLGIVMGKPAKEQGTIDAAIAEHPAKNGTMVTHAKGKHAITHYALQQSFGKFSLLSFDIETGRTHQIRVHAKYMGHPIVADPLYNDGRGVFLSDFKRKVKLSKHDEEEQPILNRLGLHAHTLQFTDVDGTAVSLEAPLFKDMRALLNQLEKHGK, encoded by the coding sequence ATGCAACATGTGTACCAACCAAGCATCATAGCAGAAACAGAGAACTGGGTAGCCGTCAACAAACCATCAGGCCTGCTCAGCATTCAAGACCGTCACCAACACGACATTCCGTCTGTTCGCAGCTGGCTCGAAAGCCGCTACCCACAGATTTTTGTGGTACACCGCATCGACCGCGACACCAGCGGCCTCATCATATTTGCCAAAAATGAAGCGGCCCACAAGCATTTGTCACAAGCATTTGAAAACCGGGAAGTGACCAAAAACTATCTGGGCATCGTGATGGGCAAACCGGCCAAAGAGCAAGGCACCATTGACGCTGCCATTGCCGAGCACCCGGCCAAAAACGGCACCATGGTGACACATGCCAAGGGCAAACATGCCATCACGCACTATGCATTGCAGCAGTCGTTTGGTAAATTCAGCCTGCTGTCTTTTGATATTGAAACCGGCCGTACCCACCAAATTCGGGTGCATGCCAAATACATGGGCCATCCCATTGTGGCCGATCCTTTGTACAACGACGGGCGTGGTGTTTTTCTCAGCGATTTTAAACGCAAAGTAAAGCTGAGCAAACACGATGAAGAAGAGCAGCCCATCCTTAACCGGTTAGGATTGCATGCACATACCTTACAATTTACAGATGTAGATGGTACGGCTGTTTCGCTGGAAGCACCGCTGTTTAAAGACATGCGGGCCCTACTGAACCAACTGGAAAAACACGGCAAATAA
- a CDS encoding peroxiredoxin, with product MENQVQYSMPRIGDKAPDFMTTTTTGPLKLSEYNKDSWVIFFSHPADFTPVCTTEMSGFAVEMDDFFAKHNTKLLGLSIDSIHSHIAWVDNVKKNTGVYFRFPIIADLDMSISKLYGMLQPNESETAAVRAVFFIDPKGIIRLIMYYPLNVGRNMHEIKRALLALQTSDANKVALPLNWEPGDKVIVPPPKNLADYEARVQSDYEMVDFYLAKKAL from the coding sequence ATGGAAAATCAAGTGCAGTACAGTATGCCACGAATTGGTGATAAAGCGCCGGATTTTATGACGACCACCACCACCGGGCCATTGAAACTATCTGAATACAACAAGGATAGCTGGGTGATTTTCTTTTCGCACCCTGCTGATTTTACTCCTGTTTGTACCACTGAAATGAGTGGATTTGCCGTAGAAATGGATGACTTTTTTGCCAAGCACAATACCAAGTTGTTGGGCTTAAGCATCGACAGCATTCACTCGCATATTGCCTGGGTAGACAACGTGAAAAAGAACACTGGTGTGTATTTCCGCTTCCCGATCATTGCGGATTTGGACATGAGCATTTCGAAGTTGTACGGAATGTTGCAACCCAACGAAAGCGAAACAGCAGCCGTTCGTGCCGTATTCTTCATTGATCCAAAAGGTATTATCCGGCTGATCATGTACTATCCGCTCAACGTTGGCCGAAACATGCATGAAATCAAAAGAGCATTGTTGGCGCTGCAAACTTCAGATGCCAACAAAGTGGCACTGCCGCTCAACTGGGAGCCCGGTGATAAAGTAATTGTACCACCACCCAAAAACCTCGCCGATTACGAAGCCCGTGTGCAAAGCGATTACGAAATGGTCGACTTTTATCTGGCTAAAAAAGCATTATAA
- the truA gene encoding tRNA pseudouridine(38-40) synthase TruA — protein sequence MRYFFEVAYKGTNYAGFQVQDNAPTIQWALEKALRTFYKQPIDLTGSSRTDAGVHALQNYFQADVAEPLFQEAHVYNLNAMLPPDIVLKRIVQVPDDLHCRFHATHRVYHYFIYQQKNPFLNDRAWFYPYPVDLEVLNNAAALLMTYEDFTSFSKRNTQTKTMICRLSESRWEQTAEVYRYTVKGNRFLRGMVRGLVGTMLQAGRGKISLAEFESIIQAKDCTKADFTTPAHGLFLVEVGLTV from the coding sequence ATGCGTTATTTTTTTGAAGTAGCGTACAAAGGCACCAACTATGCCGGTTTTCAGGTGCAGGATAATGCGCCTACCATTCAGTGGGCTTTGGAAAAAGCCTTGCGCACCTTTTACAAGCAACCCATCGATTTAACGGGTTCATCCCGAACCGATGCGGGGGTACATGCGTTGCAAAATTATTTTCAGGCTGATGTGGCGGAGCCGTTGTTTCAAGAGGCACACGTCTACAACCTGAATGCCATGCTACCGCCCGATATTGTGCTCAAAAGGATTGTACAAGTGCCCGACGATTTGCATTGCCGCTTTCATGCCACGCATCGGGTGTATCACTACTTTATTTACCAGCAAAAAAATCCTTTTCTCAACGATCGGGCATGGTTTTATCCGTACCCCGTTGATTTGGAAGTGCTGAATAACGCAGCTGCATTGCTGATGACCTATGAAGACTTTACCAGTTTCAGCAAACGCAACACGCAAACCAAAACCATGATTTGTCGCCTGAGCGAAAGCCGCTGGGAGCAAACCGCAGAAGTCTACCGCTACACGGTAAAAGGTAATCGCTTTTTGCGGGGTATGGTACGTGGGCTGGTGGGCACGATGTTGCAGGCTGGACGGGGCAAAATTTCTTTGGCCGAATTCGAGTCCATCATTCAGGCAAAAGATTGTACCAAGGCCGACTTTACGACACCAGCGCATGGCCTGTTTTTGGTAGAAGTTGGCCTCACAGTCTGA
- a CDS encoding rhodanese-like domain-containing protein, translated as MFRFFKSLFGNRTRPDYVALLAAGAIVIDVRTPEEYRMGHIQQSVNIPLQTLSHKMGELAKKKKVIITVCRSGSRSGMAKNMLQRAGLEAYNGGAWTSFQQYTK; from the coding sequence ATGTTTCGATTTTTCAAATCATTATTTGGCAACAGAACACGCCCCGATTATGTAGCATTGTTAGCAGCAGGTGCCATTGTGATAGATGTGCGTACGCCTGAAGAATACCGGATGGGACACATCCAACAATCAGTCAATATTCCGCTGCAAACCTTGTCGCACAAAATGGGCGAACTGGCCAAAAAGAAAAAAGTAATCATCACCGTATGCCGCAGTGGCAGCCGAAGCGGCATGGCCAAAAACATGCTGCAGCGAGCCGGCTTAGAAGCCTACAATGGCGGCGCCTGGACATCATTTCAACAATACACAAAATAA
- the trxA gene encoding thioredoxin has translation MASFQEIINSDKPVLVDFMAEWCGPCKMMAPILKQVKEALQDEVTILKIDVDRNPQAAQAYQVMGVPTLIIFQNGQIKWRQSGVVPANHLQQQLRQYIASPK, from the coding sequence ATGGCAAGCTTTCAAGAAATCATCAACAGCGACAAACCTGTATTGGTTGACTTTATGGCGGAGTGGTGTGGCCCCTGCAAAATGATGGCCCCTATTCTGAAGCAGGTAAAGGAGGCATTGCAGGATGAGGTAACGATTTTAAAAATAGATGTAGACCGCAATCCGCAGGCCGCTCAAGCCTATCAGGTAATGGGTGTGCCAACGCTTATCATCTTCCAAAATGGACAAATCAAATGGCGCCAAAGCGGTGTTGTGCCAGCCAATCATTTACAACAACAATTACGTCAGTATATTGCTTCACCAAAATGA
- a CDS encoding rhodanese-like domain-containing protein — MMKNNIQLSLLTTVLLLLLQACVSTSPAGNRQLRSHAFERKLRNDSVVLLDVRTPEEFKAGHLPNARLIDFNAGELPQALPTLDSTKTYLIYCRSAKRSDKAATQMKAAGFTKVYQLRGGILSWKGQLQQ; from the coding sequence ATGATGAAGAATAACATACAGCTATCGCTATTGACCACCGTGTTGCTACTCCTGCTACAGGCATGTGTAAGCACCAGCCCTGCCGGCAACCGGCAATTACGCAGTCACGCATTTGAAAGAAAGCTGCGCAACGATTCGGTGGTACTGCTCGATGTAAGAACGCCGGAAGAGTTCAAGGCCGGACATTTACCCAATGCCCGGCTCATTGATTTTAATGCTGGTGAATTGCCCCAGGCATTACCCACTTTAGACAGCACCAAAACCTACCTCATTTATTGCCGTAGTGCCAAACGCTCCGATAAAGCTGCTACCCAAATGAAAGCTGCGGGCTTTACCAAAGTGTACCAGCTAAGGGGTGGCATATTATCTTGGAAAGGACAGCTGCAGCAATAA
- a CDS encoding MBL fold metallo-hydrolase, which produces MKIEQIYTGCLAEAAYYIESNGEAAIIDPLRETQPYTDRAKYDGAKIKYILETHFHADFVSGHLDLSKKTGATIVYGPTAQPNFAAHIASDGEVLQLGNVTIVVLHTPGHTMESSTFLLRDENGKDVAIFSGDTLFINDVGRPDLAVKSDMSREDLAGHLYDSLRHKIMPLADDVIVYPGHGAGSACGKNMAKETTDTLGHQKMVNYALQPNMTKAEFVQAVTDGLAEPPQYFPKNAVLNKMGYESFEEVLRRGMKPLSVNEFVQAWDVAEALVIDTRNKTEFPMDFIPDSIFIGIDDMFAPWVGTLVPDLQQPILLLCDAGREEEVVTRMARVGYDHCLGYLEGGITAWMAADKPTESIQEMTADRFARIFEESPEETLLLDVRRESEFASQHVLGAINFPLDFINRNMHLLDRNKAYFVHCAGGYRSLIACSILKARGFKSLINICGGFDMLKNTRLPLTQYHAPVTML; this is translated from the coding sequence ATGAAAATTGAACAGATCTACACTGGCTGTTTGGCAGAAGCCGCTTACTACATTGAAAGCAACGGCGAAGCGGCTATCATTGATCCGCTACGAGAAACGCAACCTTATACCGACCGAGCCAAGTACGATGGCGCCAAAATCAAATACATTTTAGAAACACATTTCCATGCCGACTTTGTAAGTGGCCACCTCGACCTCAGCAAGAAAACGGGTGCCACTATTGTGTATGGCCCTACGGCGCAACCCAATTTTGCGGCGCATATTGCCAGCGATGGCGAAGTGTTGCAGCTGGGAAATGTAACAATTGTTGTGCTCCACACGCCCGGACATACCATGGAGTCGAGCACCTTTTTGCTGCGGGATGAAAATGGAAAAGATGTAGCCATTTTTTCTGGCGATACTTTGTTTATCAACGATGTTGGCCGGCCAGATTTGGCAGTAAAATCAGACATGAGCCGCGAAGATTTGGCGGGCCATTTGTATGATTCGCTGCGACACAAAATAATGCCGTTGGCAGATGATGTGATTGTTTATCCCGGTCACGGTGCAGGTAGTGCCTGCGGCAAAAACATGGCTAAAGAAACCACCGATACATTGGGCCACCAGAAAATGGTAAACTATGCATTGCAACCCAATATGACGAAAGCTGAATTTGTGCAGGCAGTAACAGATGGGTTGGCTGAACCGCCACAGTATTTTCCAAAGAATGCCGTGCTCAATAAAATGGGGTATGAATCTTTTGAAGAAGTATTGCGCAGAGGCATGAAACCGCTGAGCGTAAATGAGTTTGTACAAGCATGGGATGTAGCGGAAGCATTGGTGATTGACACCCGGAATAAAACAGAGTTTCCCATGGATTTTATTCCCGACAGCATTTTCATTGGCATTGATGACATGTTTGCGCCATGGGTAGGCACATTGGTGCCCGATTTGCAACAGCCTATTTTGCTGCTGTGTGATGCTGGCAGAGAAGAAGAGGTTGTTACCCGAATGGCACGGGTGGGGTACGATCATTGCCTCGGCTATCTGGAAGGCGGCATTACCGCTTGGATGGCTGCCGATAAACCCACCGAAAGTATTCAGGAAATGACGGCAGATCGCTTTGCAAGAATATTTGAAGAATCGCCGGAAGAAACCTTGTTGCTGGATGTGCGCCGCGAAAGCGAGTTTGCTTCACAACATGTGTTGGGAGCGATTAATTTTCCGTTGGATTTCATCAATCGCAATATGCACCTGCTCGACAGAAACAAGGCTTACTTTGTGCATTGTGCCGGTGGTTACCGGTCGCTCATTGCTTGTTCTATTTTAAAAGCCCGTGGCTTTAAATCGCTGATTAATATTTGTGGCGGTTTTGATATGTTGAAAAACACACGGTTGCCGCTGACGCAATATCATGCGCCGGTAACCATGCTATAG
- a CDS encoding DUF6691 family protein, translating into MSVNKTTNNTANTDFEIRSENAMCVNKSELDAPLASNIKYAIIGILFGIVFVKAEIVSWFRIQEMFRLESFHMYGVIGSAVVVGMISVFIIKKFKIKTLQGEPISFTPKTFNKGQIFGGLMFGLGWAITGACPGPLFAQIGTGATVIIVTLLSAIAGTWVYGKFRDYLPH; encoded by the coding sequence ATGTCTGTAAATAAAACAACAAACAACACTGCCAATACCGACTTTGAAATACGGTCGGAAAATGCCATGTGTGTGAATAAAAGTGAACTGGATGCACCGTTGGCATCCAACATCAAGTATGCCATCATCGGCATCTTGTTTGGAATTGTATTTGTAAAAGCCGAAATCGTTTCGTGGTTTCGCATTCAAGAAATGTTTCGCCTCGAAAGTTTTCACATGTACGGCGTTATTGGCAGTGCCGTAGTAGTAGGTATGATTAGTGTATTCATCATCAAAAAATTCAAGATCAAAACCTTGCAGGGTGAGCCTATCAGCTTTACACCCAAAACCTTTAACAAGGGACAAATTTTTGGTGGCCTCATGTTTGGTCTTGGCTGGGCCATTACCGGTGCCTGCCCCGGCCCTTTGTTTGCGCAGATTGGTACCGGCGCTACGGTCATCATCGTTACGCTGCTGAGTGCCATTGCCGGCACTTGGGTGTATGGAAAATTCCGCGATTACTTACCGCACTAA
- a CDS encoding MBL fold metallo-hydrolase, with amino-acid sequence MKIEQIYTGCLAQGAYYIESEGEAVVIDPLREVQPYIDRAAKDGASIKYVFETHFHADFVSGHLDLSKKTGAPIVYGPTAKPDFEAITATDGQQFKVGNITFTVLHTPGHTMESTCYLLSDENGKDVAIFTGDTLFIGDVGRPDLAQKVVEDLTQEKLASHLYDSLRNKIMPLADDIVVYPAHGAGSACGKNMSKETTDTLGHQKATNYALQPMSREQFIKEVTDGLMPPPAYFPLNVMMNIQGYDSIDAVLERGQHAMSPKAFEAAANETGALLLDTRAPLTFAQGFVPNSINIGIDGNFAPWVGAMIPDIKQEILLVTDPGREEEVITRLARVGYDFTIGYLEGGFEAWKAAGMEVDHIKSVTAEELAAIMDKEPVNILDVRKASEHYSEHIIGAENAPLDYINESMLKVDKNKTYYVHCAGGYRSMIFNSILRARGYDNLIDVQSGFDAIKSCGKFEVSAYVCPSTML; translated from the coding sequence ATGAAAATAGAACAAATCTACACCGGCTGCCTGGCGCAGGGAGCTTATTACATCGAAAGCGAAGGCGAAGCCGTAGTGATTGACCCACTGCGGGAAGTACAGCCTTACATTGACCGTGCTGCCAAAGATGGTGCCAGCATCAAGTATGTTTTTGAAACGCATTTCCATGCCGATTTTGTAAGCGGTCACCTCGACCTGAGCAAAAAAACCGGCGCCCCTATTGTGTATGGCCCTACAGCCAAACCTGATTTCGAGGCCATTACAGCCACCGATGGTCAGCAGTTCAAAGTAGGCAACATCACTTTTACCGTGTTGCATACACCCGGCCATACCATGGAAAGCACCTGCTATTTGCTGAGTGATGAAAATGGAAAAGACGTGGCTATTTTCACTGGCGACACTTTGTTTATTGGTGATGTAGGCCGCCCGGATTTAGCACAAAAAGTAGTAGAAGATCTAACGCAAGAAAAACTGGCTTCACATCTCTACGATTCGTTGCGCAACAAAATCATGCCATTGGCAGATGACATCGTTGTTTATCCTGCACATGGCGCTGGTAGTGCCTGTGGCAAAAACATGAGTAAAGAAACCACCGATACCCTCGGTCATCAAAAAGCAACGAACTACGCATTGCAGCCCATGAGCCGTGAGCAGTTTATAAAAGAAGTAACCGATGGCCTGATGCCACCGCCAGCTTACTTCCCGCTCAATGTGATGATGAACATTCAGGGCTACGACAGCATTGATGCCGTATTGGAGCGTGGTCAGCATGCCATGAGCCCCAAGGCTTTTGAAGCTGCGGCCAACGAAACCGGTGCACTCCTGTTGGACACCCGTGCTCCTCTCACCTTTGCACAAGGTTTTGTACCCAACTCTATCAACATTGGTATTGATGGCAACTTTGCTCCATGGGTAGGCGCCATGATTCCTGATATCAAACAAGAGATTTTGCTGGTGACCGATCCGGGTCGTGAAGAAGAAGTAATCACCCGTTTGGCTCGTGTAGGCTACGACTTTACCATTGGCTACCTCGAAGGTGGTTTTGAAGCCTGGAAAGCTGCAGGCATGGAAGTAGACCATATCAAATCGGTAACAGCAGAAGAGCTCGCCGCCATTATGGACAAAGAGCCGGTAAACATTCTGGATGTACGCAAAGCCAGTGAGCACTATAGCGAACACATTATTGGTGCAGAAAATGCGCCATTGGATTACATCAACGAAAGCATGCTGAAAGTAGATAAGAACAAAACCTACTACGTGCATTGCGCCGGTGGCTACCGCTCCATGATATTCAATTCCATTCTTCGTGCCCGTGGCTACGATAATCTTATAGATGTGCAGAGTGGTTTTGATGCCATCAAATCATGCGGCAAGTTTGAGGTAAGTGCCTATGTGTGCCCCAGCACCATGCTCTAA